In the genome of Verrucomicrobiia bacterium, one region contains:
- a CDS encoding LptA/OstA family protein yields the protein MKSLWFTLALASGIASAAAQDFSATAGIANPPPATNTAEATPAAAGVVASLVSATNHIEIESDQAELRTETNYTAIYTGNVRANYGSAKLTCEQLTIRAEKGAERPEYMLADRNVIIHHIDKDGKPIHASGERAVYAYVREPAGTNELITLSGDAHITSSSGEFMGEVITWNLTTGTVLGSRQRTIINMKDDAASQVPFGSSRTNSP from the coding sequence ATGAAATCTCTTTGGTTCACACTCGCCCTCGCTTCCGGCATCGCCAGCGCTGCGGCCCAGGATTTCTCCGCAACGGCCGGGATCGCCAATCCCCCGCCCGCCACCAACACCGCTGAGGCCACCCCGGCCGCCGCGGGCGTGGTTGCCTCCCTCGTTTCCGCGACGAATCACATTGAAATTGAGAGCGACCAGGCCGAGCTGCGGACGGAAACCAACTATACTGCGATTTACACGGGAAATGTCCGTGCAAACTACGGCTCTGCAAAACTGACGTGCGAGCAGCTCACCATCCGCGCGGAGAAAGGCGCAGAGCGTCCGGAATACATGCTGGCCGACAGGAACGTGATCATCCACCACATTGACAAGGATGGGAAACCGATCCACGCGAGTGGCGAACGCGCGGTTTACGCTTACGTCAGGGAACCCGCGGGCACGAACGAGCTCATCACCTTGAGCGGCGATGCGCACATCACTTCGAGCTCCGGCGAATTCATGGGCGAGGTGATCACCTGGAACCTGACCACGGGAACTGTCCTCGGCTCGCGCCAGCGCACGATCATCAACATGAAAGACGATGCCGCCTCGCAGGTGCCGTTTGGGAGCAGCCGCACCAACTCGCCATGA
- the lptB gene encoding LPS export ABC transporter ATP-binding protein: MSDSTATLVPQADSAPAAAAPLLATSKLVKEYRQRRVVNGVSISIAAGEIVGLLGPNGAGKTTTFNMVVGVVKPDEGEVRFQDRNITGLPMHRRARLGIGYLTQEPSVFRKLTVEQNILAILETLKIGRQERAIRLKYLLEELDLTPLANSKAYQLSGGEKRRLEITRALVTSPKLLLLDEPFSGIDPIAVYEVQKIVRRLKDRGLGVLITDHNVRETLKLIDRGYIIHKGQVLVEGSAEFLANDPKAREIYLGPEFNM; this comes from the coding sequence ATGAGCGACTCCACTGCAACGCTGGTTCCGCAAGCAGACAGCGCCCCGGCCGCAGCCGCACCGCTGCTCGCCACAAGCAAGCTCGTCAAGGAGTATCGCCAGCGCCGCGTCGTCAACGGCGTTTCGATCAGCATCGCAGCAGGCGAAATCGTTGGCCTTCTCGGCCCCAACGGCGCGGGCAAGACGACCACTTTCAACATGGTGGTGGGTGTTGTAAAACCTGACGAGGGCGAGGTGCGCTTCCAGGATCGGAACATTACAGGCCTGCCGATGCATCGGCGCGCGCGACTTGGGATTGGTTACCTGACGCAGGAACCTTCCGTATTTCGCAAGCTGACCGTTGAACAGAACATCCTGGCGATTCTTGAAACCTTGAAGATCGGCAGGCAGGAGCGCGCCATCCGCCTCAAGTACCTGCTTGAGGAACTGGACCTGACGCCACTCGCCAACAGCAAGGCGTATCAACTCAGCGGCGGCGAGAAACGCAGGCTCGAGATCACGCGCGCGCTGGTGACAAGCCCCAAGCTGCTGCTCCTCGATGAGCCGTTCAGCGGCATCGATCCCATCGCCGTGTACGAGGTGCAAAAAATTGTGCGCCGACTGAAGGACCGCGGGCTTGGCGTGCTGATCACCGACCACAACGTCCGCGAGACGCTCAAGCTGATCGACCGCGGTTACATCATTCACAAGGGCCAGGTGCTTGTGGAAGGCAGCGCTGAGTTTCTGGCAAACGATCCGAAGGCCCGGGAGATTTATCTCGGTCCTGAGTTCAACATGTGA
- the hprK gene encoding HPr(Ser) kinase/phosphatase → MPLQRDIVTVEKFYTDHADDLGLKLIAGANGLKRIIREPTVNRPGLALAGFTRYFANKRIQVIGNAEAYFLKALTADERVNRYEMLLGYKIPCFVFSRDLMPDKQFLKAMEEANVPAFQTPLITMKFINLATLALETMFAPHGTEMGSMVDILGVGVIIRGESGIGKSESVLALIERGYSLVADDITKVTLIDGHDVIGTSAELTRNHMEVRGIGIINVAAMFGVKSIRSKKRVDLIVSLKGWNQVEDVDRVGMEQEFVKILGIDVPHITIPVRPGRDLARLIEVAAFQTKLKMSGFNAAKELNDRLIAQMASASKI, encoded by the coding sequence ATGCCCCTCCAACGCGACATCGTCACGGTCGAGAAGTTCTACACTGATCACGCCGATGACCTTGGCCTGAAGCTGATTGCAGGCGCGAATGGCCTGAAGCGCATCATTCGCGAACCCACCGTGAATCGGCCAGGCCTTGCCCTTGCGGGCTTCACCCGCTATTTCGCGAACAAGAGGATCCAGGTCATCGGAAACGCCGAGGCCTATTTCCTCAAGGCGCTCACGGCGGACGAACGCGTGAATCGATACGAGATGTTGCTCGGCTACAAGATCCCCTGCTTCGTGTTCAGCCGCGACCTCATGCCGGACAAACAGTTTCTAAAGGCGATGGAAGAAGCCAATGTTCCAGCCTTTCAGACTCCGCTGATCACGATGAAGTTCATCAACCTTGCCACCCTCGCGCTTGAAACGATGTTCGCGCCACACGGCACGGAAATGGGCAGCATGGTGGATATCCTGGGCGTTGGCGTCATAATCCGCGGTGAAAGTGGCATTGGAAAAAGCGAGAGCGTGCTTGCCTTGATTGAGCGCGGCTACAGCCTCGTTGCGGATGACATCACCAAGGTGACGCTCATCGACGGCCACGACGTCATCGGGACGAGCGCGGAATTGACCCGCAATCACATGGAGGTGCGCGGCATTGGCATCATCAATGTCGCCGCGATGTTCGGCGTGAAGAGCATTCGGAGCAAAAAACGCGTCGATCTGATTGTGTCACTCAAAGGGTGGAACCAGGTGGAGGATGTTGATCGCGTCGGAATGGAACAGGAGTTCGTGAAGATCCTGGGAATTGATGTTCCGCACATTACGATCCCCGTGCGCCCCGGCCGCGACCTGGCCCGGTTAATCGAGGTCGCAGCGTTCCAGACAAAACTCAAGATGTCCGGGTTCAATGCGGCCAAGGAACTCAACGATCGGCTGATTGCCCAAATGGCGAGTGCCTCAAAGATCTGA
- the infA gene encoding translation initiation factor IF-1, with amino-acid sequence MSSEQPIELEGVIKTVLPGTMFRVMLDNQHEVLAHISGKMRKHFVRLTVGDRVRMEMSPYDLSKARITFRLR; translated from the coding sequence ATGAGCAGTGAACAACCGATTGAACTGGAAGGCGTGATTAAAACCGTGCTTCCTGGAACCATGTTTCGTGTGATGCTGGACAACCAGCACGAGGTTCTAGCCCACATTTCTGGCAAGATGCGCAAACACTTTGTCCGCCTCACCGTTGGCGACCGCGTGCGAATGGAAATGTCGCCCTACGACCTCAGCAAAGCCCGCATCACCTTCCGCCTCCGTTAG
- a CDS encoding aminodeoxychorismate/anthranilate synthase component II, producing the protein MILVIDNYDSFTYNLVQYLGELNVELQVKRNDQITIDQIRELNPERILVSPGPCSPRESGLSNEIIRTFGPKLPLFGVCLGHQCIGHTFGGNVIVNHRMMHGKTSPIRHNGKDLFEGMPNPFAATRYHSLVIERGSIPDSLEITAETEEGEIMGVKHKEFPIWGVQFHPESILTENGRQILKNFLKLQAR; encoded by the coding sequence ATGATCCTGGTCATCGACAACTACGATTCGTTCACCTACAACCTGGTTCAATACCTGGGCGAGCTGAATGTGGAATTGCAGGTGAAGCGCAACGACCAGATCACGATCGACCAGATCCGCGAGCTGAATCCCGAACGGATTCTGGTTTCTCCGGGGCCCTGTTCCCCCCGCGAATCCGGTCTCTCCAACGAGATCATCCGCACATTCGGTCCGAAGCTCCCGTTGTTCGGCGTCTGCCTTGGGCATCAATGCATCGGCCACACCTTTGGCGGAAACGTCATTGTGAATCATCGCATGATGCACGGAAAAACCTCGCCGATTCGCCACAATGGCAAGGATCTGTTTGAGGGAATGCCCAACCCTTTTGCAGCGACGCGCTATCATTCGCTCGTCATTGAACGCGGTTCGATTCCTGATTCCCTGGAGATCACGGCGGAAACCGAAGAGGGCGAGATCATGGGGGTAAAGCACAAGGAATTTCCGATCTGGGGTGTGCAGTTTCATCCTGAAAGCATTCTCACCGAGAACGGACGCCAGATTCTGAAGAACTTCCTGAAGCTGCAGGCGCGCTGA
- a CDS encoding sigma-70 family RNA polymerase sigma factor gives MSEITLVLDAIANGDRRASEDLLPLVYDELRRLAAVRLGRESAGQTLQPTALVHEAWLKLSREGNRTWQDRAHFFRAAAQAMRRILVDRARHKLSLKGGGGFEKIAIDELDLAAAPVEDRILLVDQALERLEQEDPESARVITLKFFGGLTNKEVAAILEITERTVERQWAYARASLFEMIQAEI, from the coding sequence ATGAGCGAGATCACTCTGGTTTTGGATGCGATTGCGAACGGTGATCGTCGCGCCTCGGAGGATTTGCTTCCGCTGGTTTACGACGAACTCCGCCGGCTGGCTGCAGTTCGTCTCGGGCGCGAATCTGCGGGCCAGACGCTTCAACCGACGGCCCTCGTGCACGAAGCCTGGCTGAAGCTTTCCCGAGAGGGCAACCGAACCTGGCAGGACCGCGCCCATTTCTTTCGCGCCGCTGCGCAGGCCATGCGGCGGATTCTGGTCGATCGTGCGCGCCACAAGCTCAGCCTCAAGGGCGGAGGCGGCTTTGAAAAGATTGCCATCGACGAACTCGACCTCGCTGCCGCGCCGGTGGAAGATCGCATCCTGCTTGTGGATCAGGCCCTCGAGCGCCTGGAACAGGAGGACCCGGAAAGCGCGCGCGTCATCACCCTGAAATTCTTCGGCGGCCTGACGAACAAGGAAGTGGCCGCCATTCTCGAGATCACCGAACGCACCGTTGAACGGCAATGGGCCTACGCACGAGCCTCGTTGTTCGAAATGATCCAGGCTGAAATCTGA
- a CDS encoding serine/threonine-protein kinase — MTEQKQVEKAVFDAALAIEDPAAREAFLDQACSGNALLRARVEKLLRLQSSSEEFFRINASAVVATPADLAACSSTECSELDTAPVVIGRYRLLHRLGEGGCGIVYLAEQQEPVRRRVALKVIRLGMDTERVIARFEAERQALALMDHPNIAHVLDAGSTDSGRPYFVMELVTGTKVTEYCNENRLSLRERLMLFIQICHGIQHAHQKGVIHRDIKPSNVLITLHDGAPVPKVIDFGIAKATQGRLTDNTLYTAADQFIGTPAYMSPEQAERSGLDVDTRSDIYSLGVLLYELVTGRTPFDSSELMKSGVDAMRRTLRDREPRPPSTLLTTLEKTELRTVAAQHLADPPRLISLVAGDLDWIVMKALEKDRRRRYETANGLALDVQRYLNNEPILARPPSRFYRLGKMIRRNKLTFAAISAVTLTLIAGLGTSTWLFLREREARRRAVEAEQQQIQLRKEADYLRQEAERRQKLTEATVLLSREHLVEADRLVAGIPAAEPNLEYAALFRTLGDWHSVHGRWEFAAQRFRVLLQANQPEDWDITTLDYLRCGPVLLEMGDDAGYEEFRKQAINHFAGTTNPLPAERVLKISLLTPTSSNLLHRLEPLAKLSAHTLEGGVTVERSLAAWRSFSLAMYEFRRGELRTALDWCNKSVALQNINPARAVNVQLLMTILRFRQGEVEHARAELSRLRETVETRFNRGLVVGNGSEGFWFDWVFARILLREAVDTIGESHRWKPLETSEL; from the coding sequence ATGACTGAACAGAAACAGGTCGAGAAAGCGGTCTTTGATGCCGCATTGGCAATTGAGGATCCGGCCGCTCGGGAAGCATTTCTCGACCAGGCGTGCAGCGGCAACGCGTTGCTGCGAGCGCGCGTTGAAAAACTTCTGCGGCTGCAATCTTCCTCCGAGGAATTCTTTCGTATCAACGCAAGCGCCGTAGTCGCTACCCCGGCAGACTTGGCCGCGTGTTCCTCGACGGAATGCTCCGAGCTCGATACCGCGCCGGTTGTGATTGGGCGTTATCGGCTCCTTCATCGCCTGGGTGAGGGAGGTTGCGGAATTGTTTACCTCGCCGAACAACAGGAACCTGTTCGACGCAGAGTCGCCCTGAAGGTGATCCGCCTTGGCATGGATACCGAGCGCGTCATTGCGCGGTTCGAGGCGGAACGCCAGGCGCTTGCGCTGATGGATCACCCGAACATTGCCCACGTGCTCGACGCCGGGTCGACTGATTCGGGGCGTCCCTACTTCGTGATGGAACTCGTGACGGGAACCAAGGTGACCGAATACTGCAACGAAAACCGTCTCAGCCTTCGCGAACGCCTCATGCTCTTCATCCAGATCTGCCACGGAATCCAGCATGCGCATCAAAAGGGCGTGATTCATCGCGATATCAAACCCTCCAACGTGCTGATCACGCTTCACGATGGAGCTCCCGTTCCCAAGGTAATCGATTTCGGTATTGCCAAGGCGACCCAGGGCAGGCTCACGGACAACACGCTCTATACGGCCGCGGACCAGTTCATTGGGACCCCTGCTTACATGAGCCCCGAACAGGCGGAGCGAAGCGGGCTGGATGTCGATACGCGCAGCGACATCTACAGCCTCGGCGTGCTGCTGTACGAGCTCGTCACGGGACGCACTCCGTTTGACTCGTCAGAACTGATGAAGTCGGGCGTGGATGCAATGCGGCGCACGTTGCGGGATCGCGAACCGCGCCCGCCGTCAACGCTCCTGACCACGCTTGAGAAAACGGAGCTTCGAACAGTGGCCGCGCAACACCTCGCCGATCCGCCGCGCCTCATTTCGCTCGTCGCCGGTGACCTTGATTGGATCGTCATGAAGGCGCTGGAGAAGGATCGGCGTCGTCGATACGAAACTGCGAATGGCCTGGCGCTCGACGTGCAGCGTTACCTGAACAACGAACCGATTCTCGCACGGCCGCCGAGCCGTTTCTATCGCCTTGGGAAAATGATCAGGCGGAACAAGCTGACCTTCGCGGCCATATCCGCCGTCACGCTGACATTGATCGCCGGACTGGGAACATCCACATGGTTGTTCCTTCGCGAGCGCGAGGCGCGGAGGCGTGCAGTGGAGGCGGAGCAGCAGCAGATTCAATTGAGGAAGGAAGCCGACTACCTGCGCCAGGAGGCGGAACGGCGGCAGAAGCTCACGGAAGCAACGGTGCTCCTCAGCCGCGAACACCTGGTGGAGGCGGATCGTCTGGTCGCGGGAATTCCGGCTGCCGAGCCGAACCTCGAGTATGCCGCATTGTTCCGAACCCTCGGTGACTGGCACAGCGTTCATGGACGTTGGGAATTCGCCGCGCAGAGATTCCGCGTCCTGTTGCAGGCGAATCAACCCGAGGATTGGGATATCACCACGCTGGACTATCTCCGCTGCGGTCCTGTGCTGCTGGAAATGGGTGACGATGCTGGGTATGAGGAGTTCCGCAAACAAGCAATCAATCATTTCGCCGGCACAACAAACCCGCTTCCAGCAGAACGCGTGTTGAAGATCAGCCTTCTGACCCCCACCAGCAGCAACCTCCTACACCGATTGGAGCCGCTGGCGAAACTATCCGCGCATACGCTCGAGGGCGGTGTCACAGTGGAGCGATCCCTCGCAGCCTGGCGCTCGTTTTCACTGGCGATGTACGAGTTCCGCCGCGGAGAGCTTCGCACAGCGCTCGACTGGTGCAACAAATCGGTCGCCTTGCAAAATATAAATCCGGCTCGCGCTGTAAACGTGCAGCTCCTGATGACGATCCTGCGTTTTCGCCAGGGAGAGGTGGAACACGCGCGAGCAGAACTCTCGCGTTTGCGCGAAACGGTCGAGACCCGTTTCAACCGCGGCCTCGTTGTAGGGAACGGATCGGAGGGATTTTGGTTTGATTGGGTTTTCGCCCGCATCCTGCTGCGGGAAGCGGTGGATACAATCGGCGAATCGCATCGATGGAAGCCGTTGGAAACGTCCGAGTTGTAG